The Aethina tumida isolate Nest 87 chromosome 6, icAetTumi1.1, whole genome shotgun sequence genome has a segment encoding these proteins:
- the LOC126266029 gene encoding uncharacterized protein LOC126266029, whose amino-acid sequence MMEGIERAVGKKVRMEDVKIVRRYNCRNLIRENIIFSIEGEIFRKLMKEEKVEIDGERCFVKENFSTEICYRCCRFGHIAKHCKQEWEIVCYRCAGKHEGRVCKNEDWACTNCKFQGLEYEGHGALDWECESLRRRIRSSKRLIEYGNEH is encoded by the coding sequence ATGATGGAAGGAATTGAAAGAGCAGTAGGAAAGAAAGTCAGAATGGAAGACGTAAAAATAGTCAGAAGATACAACTGCAGGAATTTAATCagggaaaatattatattcagcATAGAGGgagaaatttttagaaaactaaTGAAAGAAGAAAAAGTAGAAATAGATGGTGAAAGGTGTTTCGTAAAGGAGAACTTTAGCACCGAAATCTGCTACAGATGTTGTAGATTTGGGCACATCGCAAAACATTGTAAGCAAGAGTGGGAAATAGTTTGCTATAGATGCGCTGGAAAGCATGAGGGAAGGGTGTGTAAAAATGAGGATTGGGCATGCACCAACTGCAAATTTCAAGGTTTAGAATATGAGGGACATGGAGCGCTAGATTGGGAATGCGAGTCGCTGCGGCGGAGGATCAGGAGCAGCAAAAGACTGATAGAATATGGGAACGagcattaa